The Rhodothermales bacterium genome segment CGAAGGCGGGACCAACCTCGTGACGCCGGAAGCATCGGTGGCCATCCTCGCGATGCCGAGTATGTCCAGTGCTCGCGCCACCGAACTGCTGGAAGGCCCGCTCTCGTATTACCGCACGGTGTTGCTCGTGCCGGACCTCCTGGAGTCGCCCTCGCTCTGGGTCAAGCCGCGCGACCTGAGCGGGATGCTGGGACTGGAGATCACGTCCAATCTCATCAATCCGGTCTCCCGATTCGCCAAGCTTACGTTCGACGTGCTCGTCGTCCTGCTCACCAGTCCGATCTGGTTTCCGATCTGCGCGACGCTGGCCTTCCTGATCTGGTTCGAGGACCGGCAGAGCCCCTTTTTCTTGCAGGAACGTGTTGGGCGCGGGGGCAAGATGTTTCGCACGTTTAAATTCCGCACCATGGTGCCCAACGCGGAAGCGGTGCTACGGCAAAAGCTGGAGACCGACGAAGTGATGCGGACGGAGTGGGAGACGTTTTACAAGCTGCGGAAAGACCCACGGATTACCAAGATAGGCCGGCTGCTTCGCCGGCTCAGCCTGGACGAATTGCCCCAATTGATCAACGTGCTGCGGGGCGAAATGTCGCTTGTGGGCCCTCGCCCCCTGCCCACCTATCACTGCAATGAACTGCCGCGACGCGTCCGCGAATTGCGCGAGCGGGTTCGGCCGGGCATCACGGGGCTGTGGCAGGTGTCCGGCCGGAGCGACACCGGCAACGAGGGCATGGAGCAGTGGGATCCCTACTACGTCCGAAACTGGTCGCTGTGGCTGGATGCGGTCATCCTCGTACGCACCATCACGGCGGTCTTGAAAGGCTCGGGCGCCTACTGACGCACGAGTCGGATCGCGAGCACCCCGATGCCGACCTGCATCGCGCCGAGAGCGACGGCCGCGCTTCGGTCATACCGCTGGAAACTGCCCCGAAGCCGTGGATCGCCGTCTACCGCATAGAGCTCGTAACGGGAATCGGCTTTCATCTTATAATGGACCGCCAGCACCCCGGAAGCCACGGCGGCTCCACCCAGGGCGACGTTGAGCCAGCGCCCACGCGGTCTCCGGACCAGCTCGTCGACGGCGTCGAGCGCCAGGTCCGGCGCGGCCGGCTGCAGGGTTTCATCGTGCCGGTTCCAGATGCGATCCCCGGGGGTGAGTCGTTTTAATTCATACCCATCCTTTTGAAGCAGAAGCACACCCATCAGCGGCGCGGGAGCCGTGTGGAGCAGCGGCGTCGTACCGAGTAATGAGCGCCCCGCCGGCGTTTCGAGCAACACATTGGCGTCGAACGGATCGGAGGTGATCGCGTAATGAAACATAAAATCCAACGTGACATCCAGAGTATCCACGGTAAGCAGGTTCACGGATACGTGTGCTGGCGTCATTGACCAGTTGTCACCCGAGGGATAGACGAGGCGGAGCCGGGTCGTTTCGCGGGGCACCACAAACCACTGCGTCTGGGCTCGGCCGAGATACAACGAGTCCGCATAGACGAGCGCATCTGGCGTATTACTCCTGAGGGAAATGACCGCCGCTTCCTGGGCGACTGCCGGCACGGTCGCAGCGAACGCCAGCAAGCCGGCAACCCAGGCGGCGGATAAGGAGGGGGCCAGGCGCGGGAATCGTTCCATCTTCATTTACTCGGTTACGGCCGTCTCCGCAACGCGGAAGGCGACGAGTCGTTGAGGTTCCGAAAGCACGAACACCATGTCGTCGGTTGCCGCCATAGCGGATTGGACGCGGCCGGGCATCGCATACTCCCAGAGCTTGAGGCCCGTGTTTCTATCCAGCGCCACCAATTCCCGTCCAAGCGTGCCGGCATAGACGGTGCGTTGCGTCATCAGCGGGGCGGCGGTCACCGGCGCCTCTACATCGACGCTCCATAATTCAGTCCCACTCAGCGCGCGAATCGCCCGCACAAACCCATCCGTCGTACCAACGACCAGGACGCCGTCGCGCGGGTCGAAGGCGGTGGCGGAGAAGCGAACCGTGGTGTCCGGCAGCGCCAGCGTCCAGCGCGTCTCGCCGGTGCGGGCGTCCAGGCCGTACATCCGGCCACGTGTGGTCGGGACGATGACCACGCCGGAACCCAGGCCCAGGGATTGGAGCACCGGCGTGTGCAGATCCCGCCGCCAGCGACGGACGCGATCCACGACATCCACTCCGAACACTACGCCGGCCTCGTTGGCCACATAAACCATGGGCCCATCCGCGACAGGAGTACTGAGGACATAGGCCATGGAATCGAGGGCATGCGCCCAGCGCTCGTGGCCCTGTTCCACCTCAACCACGCGGAGCATGGCCGTGGCATCGATGACGACGGCGAGGGAATCAAGCGCGAGCACGCCGGCTTCGACCGACGCCTCGCGCAGTTTCCAGGCTTCCTTGCCCCGAACGAGATCGAATCCCGTAATGGATTCCTTGCGCTTGGCTCCCGGCACGAGCAGCATCGTGCCGGCGATGGCCATCCCCCCTTCGACAGGCGCACTAAATCGAACGCGCCCTACCCGTTTGCCTTTCTCGACATCGAGGGCGAGCAGTTGACCTTTTCGGTTGGCGACCAGAACGAGGTCGCCGGCAACGAGGACCGACCCGGGCCCGGTGCCGGCCCCGACATCGAATTCCCAGGCTTCTTCCAGCGGAGGCTCGATACGCCAATCGGCCATCGACGTGCGCGCCAGGTTGGCGC includes the following:
- a CDS encoding PQQ-binding-like beta-propeller repeat protein, coding for MTSSTPAASLLSIVLLALTLAGCNSFSYTSRTIEPDDWLSSGANLARTSMADWRIEPPLEEAWEFDVGAGTGPGSVLVAGDLVLVANRKGQLLALDVEKGKRVGRVRFSAPVEGGMAIAGTMLLVPGAKRKESITGFDLVRGKEAWKLREASVEAGVLALDSLAVVIDATAMLRVVEVEQGHERWAHALDSMAYVLSTPVADGPMVYVANEAGVVFGVDVVDRVRRWRRDLHTPVLQSLGLGSGVVIVPTTRGRMYGLDARTGETRWTLALPDTTVRFSATAFDPRDGVLVVGTTDGFVRAIRALSGTELWSVDVEAPVTAAPLMTQRTVYAGTLGRELVALDRNTGLKLWEYAMPGRVQSAMAATDDMVFVLSEPQRLVAFRVAETAVTE
- the wbaP gene encoding undecaprenyl-phosphate galactose phosphotransferase WbaP; amino-acid sequence: MELVEVLSERTFYDRLPRRGEWLVSYLRHRLQNVLVLAASDMIAIVLAFLLAGSIRLFWQGALLIPDWAWYLIPAWWIGTAITQLLPSWGLGPVEELRRTVLLLIVIFAGAAVVLFISKASESVSRITLTLSFLFSVVTVPFMRMLVKHLLIRLGVWGLPTVIYGGGEFAERIVRFLQAEKGLGYKPIGIFDDDPSSWNTALLNVPIEGGTNLVTPEASVAILAMPSMSSARATELLEGPLSYYRTVLLVPDLLESPSLWVKPRDLSGMLGLEITSNLINPVSRFAKLTFDVLVVLLTSPIWFPICATLAFLIWFEDRQSPFFLQERVGRGGKMFRTFKFRTMVPNAEAVLRQKLETDEVMRTEWETFYKLRKDPRITKIGRLLRRLSLDELPQLINVLRGEMSLVGPRPLPTYHCNELPRRVRELRERVRPGITGLWQVSGRSDTGNEGMEQWDPYYVRNWSLWLDAVILVRTITAVLKGSGAY